One [Clostridium] saccharolyticum WM1 DNA segment encodes these proteins:
- a CDS encoding TIGR03943 family putative permease subunit — MSNTDTMEDDFMPVFLINGFLESGKTQFLQFTMEQDYFKADGKTLLIVCEDGENEYDQSLLKRTRTAGIFIESIEELNPDRLLELELLYNPERVLIEWNGMWNLDELKLPDDWKIYQQITLIDMSTFDLYAANMKPLLYSMVRNSEMVICNRCDGIQDLSGYRRTLKAMCPKGEIVFEDADGEINEIQEEDLPYDMSADVVEISPEAYGIWYIDCMERRDRYEGKIVEFTAMVLKTPDFPKNYFVPGRMAMTCCEDDMTFLGFVTKSREAKDLETKQWVRVKAKIAYEFWKDYEGEGPVLYAESVIPAQPVKGFVQF; from the coding sequence ATGAGCAACACGGACACAATGGAAGACGACTTTATGCCGGTATTCCTCATAAATGGATTTTTAGAATCTGGAAAGACCCAGTTCCTTCAATTCACCATGGAGCAGGATTATTTTAAGGCTGATGGAAAGACCTTGCTGATCGTATGTGAAGACGGGGAAAACGAATATGACCAGTCTCTGTTAAAACGTACCAGGACGGCAGGCATCTTTATAGAAAGCATTGAGGAGCTGAACCCGGACAGGCTTTTGGAGCTGGAGCTGCTCTACAACCCGGAGCGGGTTTTGATCGAGTGGAATGGAATGTGGAATTTAGACGAGCTGAAGCTCCCGGATGACTGGAAGATCTATCAGCAGATCACCCTGATCGATATGTCCACCTTTGACCTTTATGCTGCCAATATGAAGCCTTTGCTTTATTCCATGGTCCGCAATTCAGAGATGGTCATTTGCAACCGCTGCGACGGGATCCAAGACTTATCCGGATACCGGCGGACTCTTAAGGCAATGTGTCCCAAGGGAGAGATCGTATTTGAGGATGCTGACGGAGAAATCAATGAGATCCAGGAGGAAGACCTGCCCTATGATATGAGCGCAGATGTGGTGGAAATCTCACCGGAGGCCTATGGTATCTGGTATATTGATTGTATGGAAAGACGGGACCGTTATGAGGGGAAGATTGTAGAATTTACCGCTATGGTTTTGAAAACTCCTGATTTCCCTAAAAATTATTTTGTGCCAGGACGTATGGCAATGACCTGCTGTGAGGATGATATGACTTTCTTAGGTTTTGTCACTAAGTCCAGGGAGGCAAAAGATCTGGAAACAAAGCAATGGGTTCGTGTCAAAGCAAAGATTGCCTATGAGTTCTGGAAAGATTATGAAGGGGAAGGCCCTGTATTATATGCGGAATCAGTGATTCCGGCCCAGCCGGTCAAAGGATTCGTGCAGTTTTAG
- a CDS encoding polysaccharide deacetylase family protein, translated as MNKHDFRGRSSGRGRNNTLQVILIVILGILIVTVLTLCGIAINKKFNNKALPADSSVAEHPSEEDPQTPSNAETTSSKQANEENLKSLLSQAEALAAGYDYEGAINLLQSDPVFLTRDEVASAIAGYQTAKDALVRINPQEVTHVFFHSLIMDNSKAFDGDSKQGGYNQMMTTKSEFLKIMQSMYDKGYVLVKIHDLAYEGKDENGNPKFVYGDIMLPPGKKAFVLSQDDVCYYEYMDGDGFASRIVIGEDGYPTCEMKMPDGSVSVGDYDLVPILENFIKTHPGFSYKGARGILAFTGYNGILGYRTDESYKDTNPNYEADREQAAKVAQSLKDHGWELASHSWGHRNMGTIHMSHFKADCDKWQRNVESLTGPTDIILFPFGSDIGSWTPYTNDNERFTYLKSLGFRYFCNVDASKPTWMQMGTDYFRQARRNLDGYRMYYYPDSLTDLFQVPDVFDPDRPTPVPPM; from the coding sequence ATGAACAAACATGACTTTCGCGGACGGAGTTCCGGCAGAGGCCGGAACAATACATTGCAGGTTATCCTAATCGTTATTCTGGGAATATTAATCGTCACTGTTTTGACCCTATGCGGAATTGCAATCAACAAGAAATTTAATAACAAGGCATTGCCAGCAGATTCCTCAGTCGCAGAGCATCCTTCTGAGGAAGACCCCCAGACTCCTTCCAACGCTGAAACCACCTCAAGCAAACAGGCCAATGAAGAAAACTTAAAATCCCTGCTTTCCCAGGCGGAAGCTCTTGCTGCAGGGTATGATTACGAAGGAGCCATAAATCTCCTCCAGTCTGATCCCGTGTTCCTTACAAGAGATGAGGTTGCATCTGCCATTGCCGGTTATCAGACTGCAAAGGATGCCCTGGTAAGGATCAATCCCCAGGAAGTCACCCATGTTTTTTTCCATTCCCTAATTATGGATAATTCAAAAGCCTTTGACGGAGATTCCAAACAGGGGGGCTACAACCAGATGATGACTACCAAATCGGAATTTCTTAAGATCATGCAGTCTATGTATGACAAAGGGTATGTTCTGGTGAAAATTCACGATCTTGCTTATGAAGGAAAGGATGAGAACGGCAATCCGAAATTTGTGTATGGTGATATCATGCTTCCCCCAGGCAAGAAGGCCTTTGTGCTGTCACAGGATGATGTCTGCTATTATGAATATATGGATGGAGACGGCTTTGCTTCCCGCATAGTCATTGGCGAAGATGGATACCCAACCTGTGAAATGAAGATGCCTGACGGCAGCGTTTCTGTAGGAGATTATGATCTGGTGCCGATTCTTGAAAATTTTATAAAAACCCATCCTGGTTTTTCCTATAAGGGAGCAAGAGGGATCCTGGCCTTTACGGGCTATAACGGGATTTTAGGTTACCGGACAGATGAATCCTATAAAGACACAAACCCTAATTATGAGGCGGACCGGGAACAGGCTGCAAAGGTAGCCCAGTCCTTAAAAGACCATGGCTGGGAGCTGGCCTCCCATAGCTGGGGCCACCGGAATATGGGAACCATACACATGAGCCACTTTAAGGCGGACTGTGATAAATGGCAACGTAATGTTGAATCCTTAACAGGACCTACGGATATTATCCTCTTTCCCTTTGGCAGCGATATCGGAAGCTGGACTCCTTATACCAATGATAATGAACGTTTTACATATTTAAAATCCCTTGGCTTCCGCTATTTCTGTAACGTGGACGCCAGCAAACCTACCTGGATGCAGATGGGCACCGATTATTTCCGCCAGGCCCGGAGAAATCTGGACGGATACCGGATGTATTATTATCCTGATAGCTTAACGGATCTCTTTCAAGTTCCTGACGTCTTTGATCCGGACAGGCCCACACCGGTACCTCCAATGTAA